In the Streptomyces sp. f51 genome, one interval contains:
- a CDS encoding protein-tyrosine-phosphatase: protein MRGIGTGITGSGGSPSGSFRILHVSTGNVCRSPITERLTRHALADRLGDPLWGGLIVESAGTWGHEGAPMEANAATVLTDFGADPSGFVGRELLDDHVIRADLVLTATRDHRAQVISMGHSAGLRTFTLKEFTRLVRAIDTATLPPLEDGVVERAVALVRAAAALRGWLLAPTAEADEVYDPYGAPLPFFRSIGDEINEALDPVVTALTGVPART from the coding sequence ATGCGTGGCATAGGCACGGGGATCACCGGGTCCGGCGGATCCCCGAGCGGGTCCTTCCGCATCCTCCACGTCAGCACCGGCAACGTGTGCCGCTCGCCGATCACCGAGCGGCTGACCCGGCATGCCCTGGCGGACCGGCTGGGCGACCCCCTGTGGGGCGGGCTCATCGTGGAGAGCGCCGGCACCTGGGGCCACGAGGGCGCGCCCATGGAGGCCAACGCGGCGACCGTCCTGACCGACTTCGGCGCGGACCCCTCGGGCTTCGTGGGGCGCGAGCTCCTCGACGACCACGTCATCCGCGCCGACCTGGTCCTGACGGCCACCCGCGACCACCGCGCCCAGGTCATCTCCATGGGCCACTCCGCGGGCCTGCGCACCTTCACCCTCAAGGAGTTCACCCGGCTGGTGCGCGCCATAGACACCGCGACCCTGCCGCCCCTGGAGGACGGTGTGGTCGAGCGGGCCGTGGCCCTGGTGCGGGCCGCCGCCGCCCTGCGCGGCTGGCTGCTGGCCCCGACCGCGGAGGCCGACGAGGTGTACGACCCCTACGGGGCGCCCCTGCCGTTCTTCCGGTCCATCGGGGACGAGATCAACGAGGCACTGGATCCGGTCGTCACCGCTCTGACGGGGGTACCCGCGCGGACGTGA
- the glyA gene encoding serine hydroxymethyltransferase: MPAADVLSRQDPELGEILNGELDRQSTTLQLIAAENFTSPAVLAALGSPLANKYAEGYPGARHHGGCEIVDVAERIAVDRAKALFGADHVNVQSHSGSSAVLAAYAALLRPGDTVLAMGLPFGGHLTHGSPANFSGRWFDFVGYGVGAESGLIDYEQVRTLARARRPKAVVCGSISYPRHIDYALFREIADEVGAYLIADAAHTIGLVAGGAAPNPVPYADVVCATTHKVLRGPRGGMLLCGGELAERVDRAVFPFTQGGAQMNTIAAKAVAFGEAATPAFTAYVHQVTANARVLAAGLEAEGLVVTTGGTDTHLLVADPAPLGVEGREARGRLAAAGMVLDTCALPHGDTRGLRLGTAALTTQGMGEPEMARVAALFAGVLRDEIDGRGARDEVRDLTGRFPPYPD; the protein is encoded by the coding sequence ATGCCCGCAGCGGATGTACTGAGCCGCCAGGACCCCGAGCTCGGGGAGATCCTGAACGGTGAGCTGGACCGGCAGTCGACCACGCTCCAGCTGATCGCGGCCGAGAACTTCACGTCACCGGCCGTGCTGGCCGCGCTCGGCTCGCCGCTGGCGAACAAGTACGCGGAGGGGTATCCCGGCGCCCGCCATCACGGCGGCTGCGAGATCGTCGACGTCGCCGAGCGGATCGCCGTCGACCGCGCCAAGGCCCTCTTCGGCGCCGATCACGTCAACGTCCAGTCCCACTCCGGCAGTTCGGCCGTTCTGGCCGCCTACGCCGCCCTGCTGCGCCCCGGTGACACCGTTCTGGCGATGGGGCTGCCCTTCGGCGGTCACCTCACCCATGGATCGCCCGCGAACTTCTCCGGACGCTGGTTCGACTTCGTCGGCTACGGCGTCGGGGCGGAGTCGGGGCTGATCGACTACGAGCAGGTGCGCACCCTGGCCCGCGCCCGCCGCCCCAAGGCCGTCGTCTGCGGGTCGATCTCGTATCCCCGGCACATCGACTACGCGCTGTTCCGGGAGATCGCCGACGAGGTCGGCGCCTATCTCATCGCGGACGCCGCCCACACGATCGGCCTCGTCGCGGGCGGGGCGGCGCCGAACCCGGTGCCGTACGCCGATGTCGTGTGCGCCACCACCCACAAGGTGCTGCGGGGGCCGCGCGGCGGCATGCTCCTGTGCGGCGGCGAACTGGCCGAGCGGGTCGACCGGGCCGTGTTCCCGTTCACGCAGGGCGGTGCGCAGATGAACACCATCGCGGCCAAGGCGGTCGCGTTCGGCGAGGCGGCGACCCCGGCCTTCACGGCGTACGTCCATCAGGTGACCGCCAACGCGCGGGTGCTGGCCGCGGGTCTGGAGGCGGAGGGGCTCGTGGTCACCACGGGCGGCACCGACACCCATCTGCTGGTCGCGGATCCCGCGCCGCTCGGCGTCGAGGGACGCGAGGCGCGGGGCCGGCTCGCCGCCGCCGGTATGGTCCTCGACACCTGTGCGCTGCCTCACGGTGACACCCGCGGCCTGCGGCTCGGGACCGCCGCGCTGACCACCCAGGGGATGGGCGAGCCGGAGATGGCACGGGTCGCGGCCCTGTTCGCCGGGGTGCTGCGGGACGAGATCGACGGCCGCGGGGCACGGGACGAGGTGCGGGATCTCACCGGTAGATTTCCGCCTTATCCGGACTGA
- a CDS encoding MraY family glycosyltransferase: MREYLLTLCITAAVTYLLTGPVRKFAIVAGAMPEIRARDVHREPTPRLGGIAMFFGLCAGLLVADHLKNLNAVFSNSNEPRALLSGAALIWLIGVLDDKFEIDALIKLGGQMIAAGVMVMQGLTILWLPIPGVGLVALTQWQGTLLTVALVVITINAVNFVDGLDGLAAGMVCIASAAFFLYAYRIWYSYGIEAAAPATLFAAILMGMCLGFLPHNMHPARIFMGDSGSMLIGLVLAAGAISITGQIDPDVMNLFSGSERNTVHQTVPVFIPLLLPLTIIAIPAADLVLAIVRRTWRGQSPFAADRGHLHHRLLEVGHSHSRAVLIMYFWSALIAFGALAYSVNSGAMWSVLAIAALSAVGLVLLLLPRFTPRAPRWAEHLLPPRYRRRRAAAAAQDGAPVTHEAAPAGEPEEAREHRAPAAAGVAGVNGATAIGTRARLLDRREAESSR, from the coding sequence GTGCGTGAATACCTGCTGACGCTCTGCATCACGGCCGCGGTGACGTACCTGCTGACAGGGCCGGTACGGAAATTCGCGATCGTGGCCGGAGCCATGCCGGAAATCCGGGCGCGCGACGTGCACCGTGAACCCACGCCGAGGCTCGGCGGCATCGCGATGTTCTTCGGGCTGTGCGCCGGTCTGCTGGTCGCGGACCACCTGAAGAACCTCAACGCGGTCTTCTCGAACTCAAACGAACCGCGCGCCCTGCTCTCCGGAGCCGCGCTGATCTGGCTGATCGGTGTGCTGGACGACAAGTTCGAGATCGACGCCCTGATCAAGCTGGGCGGCCAGATGATCGCCGCCGGTGTGATGGTCATGCAGGGCCTGACGATCCTGTGGCTGCCGATCCCGGGCGTCGGGCTGGTCGCGCTGACCCAGTGGCAGGGCACGCTGCTGACGGTGGCGCTCGTCGTCATCACCATCAACGCGGTCAACTTCGTGGACGGTCTCGACGGACTGGCCGCGGGCATGGTGTGCATCGCGTCCGCCGCGTTCTTCCTGTACGCCTACCGGATCTGGTACTCGTACGGCATCGAGGCCGCCGCCCCCGCGACGCTGTTCGCGGCGATCCTGATGGGCATGTGCCTGGGCTTCCTGCCGCACAACATGCACCCCGCGCGGATCTTCATGGGCGACTCGGGTTCCATGCTGATCGGTCTGGTGCTGGCCGCCGGCGCCATCTCCATCACCGGGCAGATCGACCCCGACGTGATGAACCTGTTCTCCGGTTCCGAGCGCAACACCGTGCACCAGACGGTGCCGGTGTTCATCCCGCTGCTGCTGCCGCTGACGATCATCGCGATCCCGGCCGCCGACCTGGTGCTCGCGATCGTGCGGCGCACCTGGCGCGGGCAGTCGCCGTTCGCCGCCGACCGGGGACATCTGCACCACCGCCTCCTGGAGGTCGGCCACTCGCACAGCCGCGCGGTCCTGATCATGTACTTCTGGTCGGCGCTGATCGCCTTCGGCGCTCTCGCGTACTCGGTCAACTCCGGTGCCATGTGGAGCGTGCTCGCCATCGCGGCGCTCAGCGCCGTCGGTCTCGTACTGCTTCTGCTGCCCCGCTTCACGCCGCGTGCCCCGCGCTGGGCCGAGCACCTCCTGCCGCCCCGCTACCGGCGCCGCAGGGCCGCCGCGGCCGCCCAGGACGGTGCGCCCGTGACCCACGAGGCGGCGCCCGCAGGCGAGCCGGAGGAGGCGCGCGAGCACCGTGCTCCGGCGGCGGCGGGAGTCGCGGGAGTCAACGGAGCGACGGCCATCGGTACCCGTGCGCGGCTCCTCGACCGGCGTGAGGCCGAGTCCTCGCGCTGA
- the atpB gene encoding F0F1 ATP synthase subunit A encodes MSADPTQVLAFETDCHIFENNGCGFPAPGLHSFLFEPLWGNGDSNLYFNKTMLLALLGSLVVVAFFWAAFRKPKVVPGKLQMVAETGYDFIRRGVVYETIGKKEGEKYVPLVVSLFFFIWMMNLWSIIPVAQFPVTAIISYPAVLAGIVYIVWVSLTFKRHGFVGAFKNFSGYDKSLGPVLPLAMFIELLSNLIVRPFTHAVRLFANMFAGHTLLLLFTIATWYLLNGLGIVYSGVSFIMVIVMTAFELFIQALQAYVFVLLTCTFIQGALAEHH; translated from the coding sequence GTGAGTGCTGACCCGACGCAGGTGCTCGCTTTCGAGACCGACTGCCACATCTTCGAGAACAACGGTTGTGGCTTCCCGGCACCCGGCCTGCACTCGTTCCTGTTCGAGCCCCTCTGGGGCAACGGGGACAGCAACTTGTACTTCAACAAGACGATGCTCCTGGCGCTGCTCGGCTCGCTCGTCGTCGTCGCCTTCTTCTGGGCCGCCTTCCGCAAGCCGAAGGTCGTCCCGGGCAAGCTCCAGATGGTGGCCGAGACCGGCTACGACTTCATCCGGCGCGGCGTCGTCTACGAGACGATCGGCAAGAAGGAGGGCGAGAAGTACGTCCCGCTGGTCGTCTCGCTGTTCTTCTTCATCTGGATGATGAACCTCTGGTCGATCATTCCGGTCGCCCAGTTCCCGGTCACGGCGATCATCTCGTACCCCGCGGTACTGGCCGGCATCGTCTACATCGTCTGGGTGTCCCTGACGTTCAAGCGCCACGGATTCGTCGGAGCGTTCAAGAACTTCAGCGGCTACGACAAGTCGCTCGGCCCGGTTCTCCCGCTGGCCATGTTCATCGAGCTGCTCTCGAACCTGATCGTCCGGCCGTTCACTCACGCGGTGCGACTCTTCGCGAACATGTTCGCGGGTCACACGCTGCTGCTGCTGTTCACGATCGCCACCTGGTACCTGCTCAACGGCCTCGGGATCGTCTACTCGGGCGTCTCGTTCATCATGGTCATCGTCATGACGGCCTTCGAGCTGTTCATCCAGGCCCTTCAGGCGTACGTGTTCGTGCTGCTGACCTGCACCTTCATCCAGGGCGCGCTGGCCGAGCACCACTGA
- the atpE gene encoding ATP synthase F0 subunit C — protein MSQTLAAVSGSLGSIGYGLAAIGPGVGVGIIFGNGTQALARQPEAAGLIRANQILGFAFCEALALIGLVMPFVYGT, from the coding sequence ATGTCCCAGACCCTTGCCGCTGTCTCCGGCTCGCTCGGCTCGATCGGTTACGGCCTCGCGGCCATCGGCCCCGGCGTCGGCGTCGGCATCATCTTCGGTAACGGCACCCAGGCTCTCGCCCGTCAGCCCGAGGCCGCCGGTCTGATCCGCGCCAACCAGATCCTCGGCTTCGCCTTCTGTGAGGCGCTCGCCCTCATCGGTCTGGTCATGCCGTTCGTCTACGGCACCTGA
- a CDS encoding F0F1 ATP synthase subunit B, producing MSHMLILAAEKENPLIPPIPELVIGLLAFVIVFGFLAWKLLPNINKVLEQRREAIEGGIEKAEAAQTEAQSVLEQYKAQLAEARHEAARLRQDAQEQGATLIAEMRAEGQRQRDEIVAAGHTQIEADRKAAAQSLRQDVGTLATDLAGKLVGESLEDHARQSRVIDRFLSELEEKAEAAR from the coding sequence ATGAGCCACATGCTCATTCTGGCGGCCGAGAAGGAAAACCCTCTCATCCCGCCGATTCCCGAGCTTGTCATCGGCCTGCTCGCCTTCGTCATCGTCTTCGGCTTCCTGGCCTGGAAGCTGCTCCCGAACATCAACAAGGTTCTGGAGCAGCGTCGCGAGGCCATCGAGGGCGGTATCGAAAAGGCCGAGGCCGCGCAGACCGAGGCCCAGAGCGTGCTCGAGCAGTACAAGGCTCAGCTCGCCGAGGCCCGTCACGAGGCCGCGCGCCTGCGCCAGGACGCACAGGAGCAGGGCGCCACGCTCATCGCCGAGATGCGCGCGGAAGGCCAGCGGCAGCGCGACGAGATCGTCGCCGCCGGCCACACGCAGATCGAGGCCGACCGCAAGGCCGCCGCACAGTCGCTGCGTCAGGACGTCGGCACGCTTGCCACCGACCTGGCCGGCAAGCTCGTCGGCGAGTCCCTCGAGGACCACGCCCGCCAGAGCCGTGTCATCGACCGTTTCCTCTCCGAGCTTGAGGAGAAGGCCGAGGCGGCTCGATGA